A single region of the Variovorax terrae genome encodes:
- a CDS encoding carboxymuconolactone decarboxylase family protein, translating into MFVELVEPGGSQRRRRYHSSLTLAESELLILHVAAHYRCVGEQQIHEPIAQQTGLSDEVLAAIRANAPPPLGTARQRLLAEVANELLTTKKLSAALYERAVRELGERTLIEVVGILGYYALVAYTLNAFEMRLE; encoded by the coding sequence ATTTTCGTCGAACTGGTCGAACCCGGAGGTTCTCAAAGAAGACGCCGATATCACAGCTCGCTGACGCTCGCCGAGTCCGAGCTCTTGATCCTGCATGTGGCAGCGCACTATCGATGTGTCGGAGAGCAGCAGATTCATGAGCCCATCGCGCAACAGACCGGCCTCTCCGATGAGGTGCTGGCCGCTATCCGTGCAAACGCCCCGCCGCCTCTTGGCACAGCACGCCAGCGGCTGCTGGCGGAAGTGGCAAACGAGTTGCTCACAACCAAGAAATTAAGTGCTGCCCTCTACGAACGAGCTGTTCGTGAACTAGGGGAGCGGACGCTCATCGAGGTCGTCGGCATCCTCGGCTACTACGCGCTGGTGGCCTACACACTGAACGCTTTCGAGATGCGACTGGAGTAA
- a CDS encoding DNA/RNA non-specific endonuclease encodes MIAHFSVRQVLATATLLAAFSLPSWADFSACRTFFPQGHIPQLPSTAPGLQRQLCFSQFAILHSGQSKTPLYVVERLNHRDYGEKIPRRNRFYEEARLPAAERARLIDYKQESATREESFDRGHMAPAGDMSTPEGMAQSFSLANVVPQASEFNQKAWNQIEQATRKYVKRASGDVYVFTGPVFDSPVRTLGPGRVWIPSHLFKLVYDPATGKSWTHWMANVDGVRVQRPISYEELVRRTGVAFLGNMAL; translated from the coding sequence ATGATCGCGCATTTTTCTGTACGCCAAGTCCTTGCTACTGCCACACTGCTGGCGGCCTTTTCCCTGCCCTCTTGGGCCGACTTCTCCGCCTGCCGCACCTTCTTCCCCCAAGGTCACATCCCCCAGCTCCCCAGTACCGCCCCAGGCTTGCAGCGGCAACTGTGCTTCAGCCAGTTCGCCATCCTGCATTCAGGCCAGTCCAAGACGCCGCTGTACGTGGTCGAGCGGCTGAACCACCGGGACTACGGCGAGAAGATCCCCCGGCGCAACCGTTTCTACGAGGAGGCCCGGCTGCCGGCGGCCGAGCGAGCCCGGCTGATCGACTACAAGCAGGAGTCAGCCACCCGGGAGGAGTCCTTTGACCGTGGCCACATGGCGCCAGCCGGTGACATGAGTACCCCGGAGGGCATGGCCCAGAGTTTCAGCCTGGCCAATGTCGTGCCCCAGGCCAGCGAGTTCAACCAGAAGGCCTGGAACCAGATCGAGCAGGCCACGCGCAAGTATGTGAAGCGGGCCTCTGGCGATGTCTATGTGTTCACCGGGCCGGTGTTTGACTCCCCGGTGCGTACCCTGGGACCAGGCCGGGTCTGGATTCCAAGCCATCTGTTCAAGCTGGTCTATGACCCGGCAACCGGGAAGAGCTGGACTCACTGGATGGCCAATGTGGACGGGGTGCGGGTACAGCGGCCGATCAGCTATGAGGAGCTGGTGCGGCGCACCGGGGTGGCGTTCCTGGGGAACATGGCCCTGTAG
- a CDS encoding GTPase-associated system all-helical protein GASH, whose amino-acid sequence MSSEYLMRFLEIGAIDLKGDDTKLEKLRATAKGLSTVLKKAPAKTVCFTMAAADPGIASDDPTIQAAMTVLRMQWETVSNAYARPPVAILRAILLDAIVLAARSDDAISVAFVNTARNALAQAETSDEEAVWREAVGEIEAKVDARAEEEWATPEMIEVEALQYSPPAAVTASFKPTKVERSSLNTQMHAAAGPWGGTNPNQYQPNHNPQQWSAEFASKMSVAVAQAIDSAVEGLAPTPIDLSKPLTALANAVALHVDNVLASFSTATAGLQRRTNLLWWKEALYSTSAQESYLDLPLYEAASLMALDLHEQVPTYSPASVSSFLKEAIRCLPVDPADANSDKREVAVLVQESRTTAFMQPFRNLAAQYVQAAEGRGPLLSVIGHPQNPGTIDAGQFRALVGIDATARMTPAEWGTYLFRELQSARATNAGVKRSKRK is encoded by the coding sequence ATGAGTAGCGAATATCTGATGAGATTCCTCGAGATTGGTGCTATCGATCTGAAAGGCGATGACACCAAACTCGAAAAGCTGCGCGCTACAGCGAAAGGCCTTTCCACGGTCTTAAAGAAGGCCCCTGCCAAGACGGTCTGCTTCACTATGGCAGCCGCAGACCCTGGCATCGCATCGGACGATCCGACCATCCAAGCGGCGATGACGGTGCTGCGCATGCAGTGGGAGACCGTGTCCAACGCTTACGCTCGTCCTCCCGTAGCCATCTTGCGAGCAATCCTCCTTGATGCCATCGTCCTTGCCGCCCGGTCGGACGACGCAATTTCGGTTGCCTTCGTCAACACTGCGCGCAACGCGCTGGCTCAGGCAGAGACCTCTGACGAGGAGGCGGTCTGGCGCGAGGCGGTTGGCGAGATTGAAGCCAAAGTCGATGCACGCGCGGAGGAAGAGTGGGCGACGCCGGAAATGATTGAGGTCGAGGCGCTGCAGTACAGCCCTCCAGCCGCTGTCACCGCTTCTTTCAAGCCCACTAAGGTCGAGCGCAGCAGTCTGAATACCCAGATGCATGCAGCAGCCGGTCCTTGGGGCGGTACGAATCCGAACCAGTATCAGCCGAACCACAATCCTCAGCAGTGGTCGGCAGAGTTCGCCAGCAAGATGAGCGTCGCCGTTGCCCAAGCTATCGACTCTGCAGTTGAGGGATTGGCGCCCACTCCCATCGACCTCTCGAAGCCGTTGACGGCGTTGGCGAATGCAGTTGCGCTTCACGTGGACAACGTCCTGGCTAGCTTCAGCACTGCCACGGCCGGTCTGCAGCGCCGCACCAACCTCCTGTGGTGGAAGGAAGCCCTGTACTCGACCAGTGCCCAAGAGAGTTATCTCGACCTGCCTCTTTATGAGGCGGCCTCTCTGATGGCGCTGGACCTCCATGAGCAGGTCCCGACGTACTCGCCAGCCAGCGTGTCGTCGTTTTTGAAGGAAGCCATCCGCTGCCTGCCCGTAGACCCGGCTGATGCCAACAGCGACAAGCGGGAAGTCGCCGTGCTGGTTCAAGAATCCCGTACGACCGCATTCATGCAGCCGTTTCGCAACCTCGCGGCGCAATACGTGCAAGCAGCGGAAGGGCGTGGCCCGCTGCTGTCGGTGATTGGTCACCCGCAGAACCCTGGAACCATCGACGCCGGGCAGTTCCGCGCGCTTGTCGGCATCGATGCAACTGCAAGGATGACGCCCGCCGAGTGGGGTACCTACCTTTTCCGAGAACTCCAGAGCGCGCGAGCGACCAACGCCGGTGTAAAGCGTTCGAAGCGGAAGTAG
- a CDS encoding ATP-binding protein: MDRCPHPKCSADDNITCWQGHIKLAYCPEWRKVVQTSTTAQPNPDELAVPWSGSALGESDLNFISGKGKPVTVGIVGPESSGKTTVLAAFYLLLGRGNLTSEDSLFSNSYTLAGWEAVANNLRWKPGQQAPHFPPHTTSRAARAPGMLHLAFRRQDGGLRDLLFADAPGEWFQKWSINQQSSEAEGARWIAKHADVTLLIADRQALAGPAKGTARNEFQLLAQRAVAGSQGRRLALVWTKGDVEVAPAMEAQIRKAVGSAAPDVPEFTVSVFKRGQVEAAEGFQKLFSWILETRRPGVQLPTSEVAGHDLLFRYGRR, encoded by the coding sequence ATGGACCGCTGTCCGCACCCCAAATGCTCCGCTGACGACAACATCACATGCTGGCAGGGCCACATCAAGCTCGCATATTGCCCTGAGTGGAGGAAGGTCGTCCAAACTTCCACGACCGCGCAACCTAATCCAGACGAGCTGGCCGTGCCGTGGAGCGGCTCCGCCCTGGGCGAGTCCGACCTCAACTTCATCAGTGGCAAGGGCAAGCCCGTCACTGTTGGAATCGTGGGCCCGGAAAGCTCAGGAAAAACCACGGTGCTGGCTGCGTTCTACCTGTTGCTCGGTCGTGGCAACCTGACATCCGAAGACAGCCTCTTCAGCAACTCGTACACGCTGGCTGGTTGGGAGGCTGTCGCCAATAACCTTCGCTGGAAACCTGGTCAACAAGCCCCTCACTTTCCACCGCATACCACCAGCCGGGCCGCGCGCGCACCGGGCATGCTCCACTTGGCCTTTCGCCGTCAGGATGGAGGGCTGCGCGATCTGCTTTTCGCTGATGCCCCTGGAGAGTGGTTCCAGAAGTGGTCCATCAATCAGCAGTCTTCGGAAGCCGAAGGCGCCCGCTGGATTGCCAAGCATGCTGACGTCACCTTGCTGATTGCAGACCGTCAAGCGCTCGCTGGGCCCGCGAAGGGAACCGCCAGAAACGAGTTCCAGCTTCTTGCTCAGCGTGCGGTCGCTGGGTCACAAGGCCGGCGTTTGGCTCTTGTTTGGACCAAAGGCGATGTGGAAGTGGCGCCAGCGATGGAGGCGCAAATCAGGAAGGCAGTGGGTTCCGCCGCACCCGATGTCCCCGAGTTCACGGTCAGCGTCTTCAAACGCGGCCAGGTCGAAGCCGCGGAAGGCTTTCAGAAGTTGTTCAGCTGGATCCTTGAGACCAGGCGCCCAGGCGTGCAGCTGCCCACATCGGAAGTGGCCGGCCACGACCTGCTGTTCCGCTACGGTAGGAGATAA
- a CDS encoding effector-associated domain EAD1-containing protein, producing MRVEQAVYGQVGERGHGLRESSDKSRLAAEIYGRLDLPDGVPGGVQGWSPFVRGFPVGDHYVIAKTFLDSSASRGGMVLSHALIVSLDDLCGLGSLAPLFGLLATAVDQFPIWITTLDLQLAGSHELYAPDLVGAANALATQQQLPVVSVGVPGFEGLVDALWQNLSPEMRRSFAFRLSFGPTDLVEQLLPTIVCTPEQLRARWLKHAVVNPDDAVPASAVAAVLCGQRPLAPLVALAADLGVTLSTVKDLSRLERLHTLLEGRGDFDDLLSAVRMVDGISSDPKVGVATKSALLSRLVGLVPAASASQLLVLRNLLLAGFSQAEQFWSAVKLAVAKLKFEPAQDAELGELAQAAGDEELAFEPWRAAATTGLLVASRKDSAPIYKAVWRWAESNSPAFSAVVDALSTERAFEQRLAAAVPKRLQVAKPEQLLAPVLKKRWLVAYGTVLAATLAPLDAARQQLKVDKAAGHSEGLKAALGHANAAQVLECAVREKDSRLVDMAADIAVSDPKVLSGIRGQDISAQQVWAAAIKKKSSLWNAPKKPADVRDTVLEQLVDGHAVEPSLLEALAHTPLADVCSFPRRAELWHRLPQRDAYLQATAAGWLEQAGTSGKATAPEDTLEQAIIASPHLRALLGRPSVPVDASLSIVAALASFSESMFITWLETMLRGMSVLSTASSGRLGTLVASRRWDRAANTLADFYSTRRRADLLPALRACSGLLGVFTRWRLGVFAPTVTEKWAALEDAACDLYPAGPDDEQLWSRAGGKKSDLPGGFQSGAARWHAALSSVRFGGRPKARELLFHMLKDFPDNEQLRLYASDTDIVGYR from the coding sequence ATGCGAGTTGAACAGGCCGTCTACGGTCAAGTTGGCGAGCGTGGTCATGGCTTGCGGGAATCGAGCGACAAATCTCGGCTTGCGGCGGAAATCTACGGCCGGCTGGACCTTCCCGACGGCGTTCCCGGCGGGGTGCAGGGGTGGTCGCCGTTCGTCCGTGGCTTCCCCGTTGGCGACCACTATGTGATTGCCAAGACGTTCCTGGACTCCAGTGCGTCCCGCGGAGGTATGGTCCTATCTCACGCGCTCATAGTGAGCTTGGACGACCTATGTGGCCTCGGCAGCCTGGCCCCGCTGTTCGGGCTTCTGGCAACGGCCGTAGACCAGTTCCCGATTTGGATCACGACTCTCGACCTTCAACTTGCTGGCAGTCATGAGCTGTATGCACCTGATCTGGTCGGAGCGGCCAATGCGCTGGCGACGCAGCAGCAACTGCCGGTCGTGAGCGTAGGCGTGCCAGGATTTGAGGGTCTAGTCGATGCGCTTTGGCAGAACCTCAGCCCCGAGATGCGTCGCTCTTTTGCGTTTCGACTGAGCTTTGGGCCAACCGACTTGGTGGAGCAGCTGCTGCCCACAATTGTCTGCACGCCTGAGCAGCTTCGCGCTCGCTGGCTGAAGCATGCGGTGGTCAATCCGGATGACGCCGTGCCGGCGTCGGCAGTGGCTGCGGTGCTTTGTGGTCAACGGCCGCTCGCCCCCTTGGTGGCGCTCGCGGCCGACCTCGGGGTTACGCTTTCGACGGTCAAGGATTTAAGCCGTCTTGAGAGACTACACACCTTACTCGAAGGCAGGGGCGATTTCGATGACCTCCTTTCGGCGGTTCGCATGGTCGACGGTATCTCCTCGGACCCGAAGGTTGGCGTTGCCACCAAAAGCGCGCTCCTGAGCAGGCTTGTGGGACTCGTCCCTGCTGCCAGCGCGAGCCAGCTGCTCGTCTTGAGGAATCTGCTCCTGGCCGGGTTCTCGCAGGCCGAGCAGTTCTGGTCGGCGGTCAAGCTTGCTGTGGCCAAGCTGAAGTTCGAGCCGGCGCAGGACGCTGAGCTCGGCGAACTCGCGCAAGCCGCTGGAGACGAGGAGCTTGCGTTCGAACCGTGGCGGGCCGCTGCCACCACGGGGCTGCTGGTCGCGTCACGCAAGGACAGTGCGCCAATCTACAAAGCGGTCTGGCGGTGGGCCGAGAGCAACTCGCCCGCGTTTTCTGCGGTCGTGGATGCCCTGTCGACTGAGCGCGCCTTTGAGCAGCGTCTCGCTGCTGCTGTGCCCAAGAGACTCCAGGTCGCCAAGCCGGAGCAGTTGCTCGCGCCTGTGTTGAAGAAGCGCTGGCTGGTGGCCTATGGCACCGTTCTCGCTGCGACGCTGGCACCGCTTGACGCAGCGCGCCAGCAGCTTAAGGTCGACAAGGCCGCTGGCCATTCCGAAGGCTTGAAGGCTGCGCTTGGCCACGCGAACGCTGCGCAGGTGCTGGAGTGCGCGGTCAGAGAGAAAGACTCACGCCTGGTGGACATGGCTGCGGACATTGCGGTTTCTGATCCCAAGGTGCTCTCCGGCATCCGTGGCCAGGACATCTCCGCGCAACAGGTCTGGGCCGCTGCAATCAAGAAGAAGTCTTCGCTGTGGAATGCGCCTAAGAAGCCCGCTGATGTTCGAGACACCGTCTTGGAGCAGCTTGTCGACGGGCATGCAGTCGAGCCGAGCCTGCTCGAAGCTTTGGCGCACACACCGCTTGCGGATGTCTGTTCGTTCCCGCGACGAGCTGAACTTTGGCATCGGCTGCCCCAACGCGATGCCTACCTGCAGGCAACAGCAGCCGGGTGGCTGGAGCAGGCTGGGACCAGCGGCAAAGCAACAGCGCCCGAAGACACGCTCGAGCAAGCCATCATTGCAAGCCCCCACCTGCGAGCTCTCCTTGGTAGGCCGTCTGTGCCAGTCGACGCAAGCCTTTCGATCGTCGCCGCGCTTGCGTCGTTCTCGGAGTCGATGTTCATCACATGGCTCGAAACGATGCTGCGGGGCATGAGTGTGCTTTCCACCGCTTCCTCGGGGAGGCTGGGGACGCTCGTTGCATCCCGGCGCTGGGACCGTGCTGCGAATACTCTTGCCGACTTTTATTCGACGCGTCGGCGCGCTGACCTTTTGCCGGCGCTCCGTGCGTGTTCGGGGTTGCTGGGCGTGTTTACCCGCTGGCGGCTGGGCGTGTTTGCTCCGACGGTCACTGAGAAATGGGCCGCTCTGGAAGATGCAGCATGCGATCTTTACCCCGCCGGCCCTGATGACGAGCAGCTTTGGTCACGGGCAGGAGGAAAGAAGTCCGATCTTCCCGGAGGATTCCAGAGCGGCGCCGCCCGTTGGCATGCGGCGCTCAGTTCAGTTCGATTCGGCGGCCGACCTAAAGCCCGAGAGCTTCTTTTCCACATGCTGAAGGACTTCCCCGACAACGAGCAGTTGCGGCTCTACGCCAGCGACACCGACATCGTGGGCTATCGCTGA
- a CDS encoding caspase family protein, which produces MSSPSYHQGHALLVGVSTYQHISSLPTAILNDVKDIAATLSSADYCGYAQDNVVSLLNADATRQTVLAGLGALAARAGEDDTVCVYFSGHGAVLPSAGGDDSALLTVDSDLADLAGTAISSADLAAALGQIQAKRVLVFIDSCHAGGAVLSKGLTDGQGHEFKSGYSPSAFAKLAVGTGRALMASCRADEESGVFTGARNSIFTTALLAGLKGAAEKDNSGVIKVFDLFEYVAEEVPKAVSDDQHPVFKADNLEQNFPIALSRGGRKSLTSTSTPSMPVDADRWRQLEQCLVELFPTGPREQELWTRAGGDLSKLQLYGSGQAMWHSAMRTLKQGGGGKNINFGSLIAVAKEDFPNHQLLTSL; this is translated from the coding sequence ATGAGTTCGCCTAGCTACCACCAAGGACATGCGCTGCTGGTCGGCGTTTCTACGTACCAACACATCTCATCCCTGCCGACCGCGATCCTCAACGACGTGAAGGACATCGCCGCGACGCTGTCGTCGGCTGACTACTGCGGCTACGCGCAGGACAACGTCGTGTCGCTGCTCAATGCCGATGCCACGCGACAAACGGTGCTGGCTGGTCTGGGCGCTCTGGCCGCCCGCGCCGGGGAAGATGACACCGTCTGCGTGTACTTCTCTGGCCACGGTGCAGTTCTGCCGAGCGCCGGTGGCGATGACAGTGCGCTGCTCACCGTGGACAGCGACCTTGCCGACCTCGCAGGCACCGCCATCAGTTCCGCCGATCTGGCTGCCGCACTCGGCCAAATCCAGGCAAAGCGCGTCCTTGTTTTCATCGACTCCTGCCACGCTGGCGGCGCCGTCCTTTCCAAGGGCCTGACGGACGGCCAAGGCCACGAATTCAAGTCTGGTTACAGCCCAAGCGCTTTCGCCAAGCTCGCGGTCGGCACAGGGCGAGCCTTGATGGCATCGTGCCGCGCCGATGAGGAGTCCGGCGTCTTCACGGGAGCGAGGAACAGCATATTCACCACGGCGTTGCTTGCAGGGCTAAAGGGCGCCGCGGAAAAAGACAACAGCGGGGTCATCAAGGTCTTCGACCTGTTCGAATACGTGGCCGAAGAGGTTCCTAAGGCTGTCTCGGACGACCAGCATCCCGTCTTCAAGGCTGACAACCTTGAGCAGAACTTCCCGATCGCGTTGAGTCGTGGCGGAAGGAAATCACTCACCAGCACTTCCACGCCGTCAATGCCGGTCGATGCTGACCGTTGGCGCCAGCTGGAGCAGTGCCTCGTCGAACTCTTCCCGACTGGGCCGCGTGAACAGGAGTTGTGGACGCGGGCCGGTGGCGACCTTTCGAAGCTTCAACTCTATGGCTCGGGTCAAGCCATGTGGCATTCCGCGATGCGGACCCTCAAGCAAGGCGGAGGCGGCAAGAACATCAACTTTGGCTCTCTGATAGCGGTGGCGAAGGAAGACTTCCCGAATCACCAGTTGCTGACATCGCTGTAG
- a CDS encoding N-acetyltransferase, translating to MPKQLTLLLDTNVLIPLQDSYAVLDDNLANFHRLVLVGGHKLVYHPASIDDFERDSDQGRRARNLEHIRRYPALEQPAKCPWNTLTTSPNDACDNEILYALECDAAHALVTEDKGLLNKARARGLGHRTYNIQTAEDWLRRLHQPSDISLPNIDDVPLHSLTPELAASFFNSLRDGYDGFDDWFRKKARENRKAWVYRDEAGVLGAICVYDVQMDEVVTDEGKRLEGKALKLCTFKVGQSVRGRKIGELFLKAAFRYGTENVCEHIFIHADVEKHAYLANLLVDFGFHDVGLYGPDRVFVKRHPVNAPDAAGLSPLEYVQRFYPHYQAGPQVQKFLVPIQQGFHRILFPDYHALQPLLFAACGSVGNAIKLAYLCHAASKQIRPGDVLLFYRSEDEQAVTSLGVVDQFAVLSDAASIAALVSRRTVYSIKEIEDMAARPTKVILFRLVKHFSAPVSIKRLLTDGVVAGNIQSITKISDDAFSRVLTTAGA from the coding sequence GTGCCAAAGCAACTCACGCTTTTACTCGACACGAACGTCCTAATTCCGCTGCAGGACTCATATGCCGTCCTGGATGACAATCTAGCCAACTTCCATCGGTTAGTCCTTGTCGGAGGCCACAAGCTTGTTTACCACCCAGCAAGCATCGACGACTTCGAGAGGGATTCGGACCAAGGTCGGCGGGCTAGGAACCTGGAGCACATTCGCCGGTATCCCGCGCTCGAGCAACCTGCCAAGTGCCCATGGAACACGCTGACCACGAGCCCGAACGACGCCTGCGACAACGAAATCCTGTACGCCCTAGAGTGCGATGCTGCACACGCACTCGTAACTGAAGACAAAGGGCTCCTCAACAAAGCCCGAGCACGCGGCCTTGGCCACCGCACTTACAACATTCAGACGGCGGAAGACTGGCTGCGGCGGTTGCATCAGCCGTCAGATATCTCGCTGCCAAACATCGACGATGTGCCGCTGCACAGCCTTACACCAGAGCTAGCAGCCTCCTTCTTCAACAGCCTGCGCGATGGCTACGACGGATTCGACGACTGGTTTCGGAAGAAGGCCAGGGAGAACAGGAAGGCATGGGTGTACAGGGACGAGGCCGGCGTGCTGGGCGCGATCTGCGTATATGACGTTCAGATGGACGAGGTAGTCACCGATGAGGGAAAGCGCCTTGAAGGGAAGGCGTTGAAACTCTGCACTTTCAAGGTCGGCCAGAGTGTCAGAGGGCGCAAGATTGGCGAGCTCTTCCTAAAGGCGGCGTTCCGTTACGGCACCGAGAACGTCTGTGAACACATCTTCATCCACGCAGACGTGGAAAAGCATGCCTACTTGGCGAACCTCCTTGTTGACTTCGGCTTCCACGATGTCGGCCTCTATGGACCGGACCGGGTCTTCGTAAAGCGGCACCCAGTCAACGCGCCAGACGCTGCAGGCCTGTCTCCACTGGAGTACGTTCAGCGGTTCTACCCCCATTACCAAGCCGGCCCTCAAGTTCAGAAGTTCCTGGTTCCCATCCAGCAAGGATTTCATCGAATCCTCTTTCCTGACTATCACGCGCTCCAACCCCTTCTTTTCGCGGCGTGTGGGAGCGTGGGCAATGCGATTAAGCTGGCCTACCTCTGCCATGCGGCGTCGAAACAGATTCGACCGGGCGATGTGCTGCTGTTCTACAGGTCAGAAGACGAGCAGGCGGTCACCTCGCTGGGCGTCGTAGACCAATTCGCCGTGCTTAGCGACGCGGCGAGCATTGCCGCCTTGGTTAGCAGACGTACCGTCTACAGTATCAAAGAGATTGAGGATATGGCTGCCCGGCCAACGAAGGTCATCCTCTTCAGACTCGTTAAGCATTTTTCAGCACCGGTTTCGATCAAGCGCCTTCTAACCGACGGAGTGGTCGCTGGCAACATTCAATCCATTACCAAGATTTCCGATGACGCGTTTTCAAGAGTGCTTACGACCGCAGGGGCCTAG
- a CDS encoding ATP-binding protein, whose protein sequence is MTVFVAGVHGAGKTFVTKPACQRLGLVHATASQLIKEERGQATWDGAKVVSDVEQNQAALISAAKRILESGATLVIDGHFVLRRAPRNHERLSVDVFRALDCSSVLLIHSPVLVLLERLQARQDMSWSEAELTEFSKAEDAHGAEVAKALGIPLKILDSPSAQEVEAWLERFSKSARAPR, encoded by the coding sequence ATGACCGTCTTCGTTGCAGGTGTCCATGGTGCGGGGAAAACCTTTGTTACCAAGCCGGCTTGTCAGAGGCTGGGGCTCGTGCACGCCACCGCCAGCCAACTCATCAAAGAGGAGCGCGGCCAGGCTACGTGGGACGGCGCAAAGGTGGTCTCCGACGTGGAGCAGAACCAGGCAGCGCTCATCTCGGCCGCCAAACGCATCCTTGAGAGCGGCGCAACGCTCGTCATAGACGGCCACTTCGTGCTCCGACGGGCGCCTAGGAACCATGAGAGGCTGTCTGTCGACGTTTTCCGAGCACTGGATTGCTCGTCCGTCTTGTTGATTCATAGCCCGGTGCTGGTACTGCTGGAGCGTCTACAGGCAAGGCAGGACATGAGCTGGAGTGAGGCAGAACTCACCGAGTTCAGCAAGGCCGAGGATGCTCATGGCGCCGAGGTAGCCAAGGCGTTGGGCATTCCCTTGAAGATTCTCGATTCGCCGAGTGCCCAGGAGGTGGAGGCCTGGTTGGAGCGGTTCTCGAAAAGTGCGAGAGCCCCTCGCTAA